The DNA window TCTTACATATACTGCATGATGCAAGGTATCATGCAGTATTAACAACATCACCAATATTGTCATATtataaagaacaagtaatagttttattccatgctgaaaagagaagaaagaaaacatcacatttcggctgtggagccttctttaggtgtcttttcagcatggaataaaccttgacttgttcctttgcagcctacgcatgctgacacagctacccacaataaacatattataaagaagcttaaaagaagacactgaaaaacatattgtCTTTACATCATAATGTATAAATGCATCACTATTATCAAAATGCACGATATTCCTGGTAAGGGGTGTGGGAACTCGGAGCTTACCTGAAttgaatgccagtccattgcaggatgTGTATGCACACATACCCGGACAATACACATGCGTGCACGCACACGTACAGTTTAGAGAAACTAACTGAATTCATGTCCTGTAggttaatactgtattttgtacacctctgacttcaatTATAGCATGAAATGTTTTTGCAGCATTTTATTATTACCTAGCCTGTGAactttgctctccatgaaagCAACTTTTTCCAACATTGATCTCTTTTAAGATTTcctgactttttttctttttttgattaGCAAAACAATTTTATTGTGAAATGTTAAATCATACAACACAAAATGCAGATATACAATATGCATGAATATTGCTCTAGTATACTGCTACATTTAACTTTTAGTCATGAAAAGATttccagaaagagaaaaagcagAACCTCACCACGACAGCACAACTCTCTTGCTTGACAGCAGGTTAGATGAAATTTTAATCATAAACCtttctttttgtattgtattcATATAGACATTTGATCCTATTTTAcgaacaatttattttaatctcacctatgtatttttttcaaaacaccaATTGGATTTGTTAATGTAAATTTTGTGCATTAGCATGGTATGTGCTCAGGGATTTTTGTACTGCTCTCTTATAAACACATCTTACTAAGCTGTTTCATGTCTTTGGTCACTAGTTTTACAGAatcatttatgtttttacataATGTATGTTTCACATTGTATGACAGATTTCTTTAATCTTACAATTTGTGtatcatacatttttttatatgttaTGAAAAGGAATTAGCCTGTTAACACTGCCACATTCTGTAATGTTATGCACATGTTAatgattattaatttatttagctgTTTTGTCTTCTTAGCTACAATGCTGTGAAGCCTCTTGGATAGGCTGTTATCATATCTGAGCATTTGTTCTCAACTATTTGGTATACTAAAGTATTGTTATTAGAGATGAattctatttattttgtaatcatTCGGataggttgtttttttctgctattTATTTCTAATTCATCACTGGTATTTTGCAGTGATAGTGTGCAAAAATGTACTATAAAGTTGTGATTTTGGTGAATTTCTATGTacacttaatattttaaaatgaaattgagCTTTGGTACTGTACACTGCATATTCCTTAGTTTGCTTTGTGATTTTAGAAGTGTAAATACATTTGACGTGGACTGTATCTGACCTCTCTGGCTTTTGCATCCATTAATACACGCTGCAAAACACAtgtaaaactgtattttgaGTTTGTAGAAATGCCCAAAATAAAAGTGGTAGAGTAAATTGCATGCAAATTAAAGTCAACTCTGTCGAAAAGGGAATACAACATGAACTGTGTTATGAAAAACAACATGATCTTTCAGACCCTTAAGGCTATTCAATTTGgaaataaatcaaatttaaagAGCCCTATACCTGTAGATAaaaactttttcatttttcatttttaaaaaaatattacaaactgACAAAAGGTGAGTTCAAATCTATTTGAAGGTGAAGGTATATGAATTACAAGTACAGAACATTACATGATAAAGAGTAAATAATTACATTGTTTACAGCTAAGGCATCTGAGTAAATCTTTCAAATACACAGGTTAAATTATtcctctacagtatatagaaaatatGTTAACAAGTTTCTAGCTTTAATTTTTGCAAGGCATATCAATTATCCAAGTACTTCAACTAGTTGCACAACTATGTTGTATAAACAAAGGTGTATAATGCAGTAGGTCTTAAACAACATATTAATTGAGATTAGAAGGCTTGCTATTTAAATGTTAGCTCTCACAATGCAAAGCTACTTTGAAATGCAACTGTACATATTagtcatgtttttaaataaaacgttttgaaaaattaatacaCCATCTTTTTCAATAAGCATTCATATTTAACATATACTAAATTGCCTATGCATattatcacatacagtaatattttaatacaaaatgtaatattttttatacatttgtttttctagATTGTTGGCATCTGTATTAAACACACATAAGATTTAATCAAGATCAGTTTTCTTAATTGAAGGATCATCTTCTTGAAGATATTACCATACTATTTAACTTGGATGACTCAGAGTAACACTCCATTAATTTATAATCTATTTTGACAACCATAACTATTTTCCACTACTTTTACTTAGGTTGGATTCTGGCAAGTTTGAGTTTACCTAAGTTTAATTTCTCTTTCAAATGGCAATTTCCAGTCACTAGTAATTCTTCCTGTATGTTTATTGTCAGCATGTGTTAGAGAATGtcttgaaaatacagtatactatactaTTTCAGAAATTGTGTGAGACCACTTAATATTTAAGATGTGAACATTTTGTTAGGTAGAGAGGACACCATGACATTTTAACTATGTTGTGTTGAATTATATAACTTTAAATGTTTGACAATTTTTAATCTAAATTTTCCAAGAATTAAAAGCATTGCCCATACCTGAGTGGCCTTACACAAGTGCCTTATCTTTACAATGTTCACGTTACTAATGatacacttttttttgtttatccCTTGCTTCTGTAaagtttaaactcattcaaGAATTATGGAAGTATAATAGGTTTGGCCTTCAAATATACAATTAAGTCGTCTCCTATATGCCAACTTATTAAAAAGCAAGGTTTGTCATGAATATCGCAGACCTAAGGACTAATTGTGGTAAGTAGAACTCGATCTTCGAAAATCCTGACGTTCTACCGagtttgttgttattattatacagtatgcacagtaCACGTACATGCACGTACAAGCATCCTATTGCCATAGAGCCTGTTTcaataaaatcaagaaaaaatagTTTGGCAATACAGTAATGAAAACTTGGCGTCATATGACACGCTATAACTTGTTGACGATTGTTTTTATGTTGTATTCGTCACTCTTAGAACGTTATCCGTCTAAAAATAACGCTGCTTTAACAGCTACTGGAATTTCTCTgtagaaataatattttaaatatgcacaCTGCTGTAATTGAAGAGTTTTCACATTAAAACTGATAGCGCCCCTCAGGTCACATGTTTATGATTTTTAACACGGTGCTGCCCATTAATAACGCAGGTCTGGGTGTTTTTGCCTTCGGCGCATTCCACACGCAGCAGGATGTTAGATAATATATCCTGGTACAAACTTAGGCAGATCCACCCAGGTAAATAAAGCAGGGTAATGAGTCCCTTGAAATTTAGAGGATAGTGCGAATAGTCCCAAGAACATGCATTGTACTGACGTAAGATCAGACCCCACGAAAATTCCCATGTGTAAACGAAACCAATATAAATAGGGAGTCTTTTCCACGCATTCCAGCCTCTTTTGTAATGTAGatataaatacagcttttccaCAACGAAACTGCAACTTCCGTACATGAGAAAAGACCACAGAGACGTATGGCCAGTCAAGGTCCTGTCATCGTTTTCAATCAGATTGAAAATGGAGGTGAAAATGACTTCATCTAAAAACCCGTGCATACCGAAGAACACAAATCGAATAATACCAGGCAGTCCTCGAAGAGACCTTTCTAGTATCAGTTCAGCTTGATTGCTTCCAAGGCAATGGTACTGTAGTCGTAagaattttttgtgaaataggtAAGCGTAGTATAGCGCTATGAGGTACTGAACAGCAAGATGTGCTACAGACACACGTTTGACGTGGTTTAAGCTTGCAACGTTTTTCTCAACCAGAATATGCAGAAAAATATAAACAGAAGGATACAATATGCAATGGAAAACAACAGGGCATCTGTGGAAGCTCTTTCTCTGCAAATATACTTTCTCCAGTGCAAAATGGGTCATCGAGTGAACAACGCAAAGAAAAGGAGAAGAGAAACCCAGCATTTTGAAATCAtttgttttaacaaatatttgcGCCGA is part of the Lepisosteus oculatus isolate fLepOcu1 chromosome 7, fLepOcu1.hap2, whole genome shotgun sequence genome and encodes:
- the tmem229a gene encoding transmembrane protein 229A, which translates into the protein MTSRRRDGQQMCSTRDCYTSNLSRLPQKDLSSTEKAGKSMQKLPAWMRLYFYGMHGITLDIILSSAQIFVKTNDFKMLGFSSPFLCVVHSMTHFALEKVYLQRKSFHRCPVVFHCILYPSVYIFLHILVEKNVASLNHVKRVSVAHLAVQYLIALYYAYLFHKKFLRLQYHCLGSNQAELILERSLRGLPGIIRFVFFGMHGFLDEVIFTSIFNLIENDDRTLTGHTSLWSFLMYGSCSFVVEKLYLYLHYKRGWNAWKRLPIYIGFVYTWEFSWGLILRQYNACSWDYSHYPLNFKGLITLLYLPGWICLSLYQDILSNILLRVECAEGKNTQTCVINGQHRVKNHKHVT